The region CCGCCTACCTGCACTCCGGCTCGACCAACCCGGGCCAGGAGCACACCATGGTGGCCAAGTACGCGTACCTGGAGAAGGTGACGGCGCGCCTGGCGCAGCTCGCCGACGCGCCCGCCCCGGCCGTCGTGGCGGGCGACCTCAACATCGCCCACCAGAACGCCGACATCAAGAACTGGAAGGGCAACCAGAAGAGCGCCGGCTTCCTGCCCGAGGAGCGCGCCTACGTCACCCGCTGGCTCGACGAGCACGGCTGGACCGACCTGGGCCGCCACCACGCGGGCGACGGCCCCGGCCCGTACACCTGGTGGTCGTGGCGCGGCGCCGCGTTCGACAACGACTCGGGCTGGCGCATCGACTACCAGCTCGCCAACAAGGCGCTCGCGGGTGCCTGCCGCAAGGTCGAGGTCGACCGGGCGCCCACCTACGCGGAGCGCTGGAGCGACCACGCCCCGGTCGTGGCGACCTACGAGCTGTAGGTCGCCACGACCGGTGCCGCCGTCAGCCCGCCGGGGCCGACGGCGGCGCCAGCAGGAACACCGGCTCCGTCAGGCCGGCGTCGGCGAACGCGTCGGCGACGGCCCGGGCGACCGTGTCGACGTCGGCCAGGCGGACCAGCGCGATGGCGCTGCCGCCGAACCCGCCGCCCGTCATGCGCGCGCCGAGCGCGCCCGCCGCCATGGCCGAGTCGACGACGAGGTCGAGCTCGCGGCAGGAGACCTCGTAGTCGTCCCGCAGGGAGACGTGCGAGGCGACCATGAACGGGCCGACGTCGGCCGCGCGGCCCTCGCGCACCAGGTCGGCGAACCGTGCGGTGCGGTCGATCTCGGACACGACGTGGCGCACGCGGCGGCGCAGCACGCCGTCGGCGTCGTGGGGCTCGAGCTCGGCCAGGGCCCGGTCGATGCCCATGCCGCCGAGGGTCGGCGCGATCTCGCGCAGCGACTCCAGCCCCAGCAGCTCCGCGGCCTGCTCGCACGAGGCGCGGCGCGCCCCGTACTCGCCGTCGACGTGGGAGTGCTCCGCCTTGGTGTCGACGACCAGGAGCGTGAGTCCGGCCGTGGCCAGGTCGAACGGCACCGGCACGCCCGACTCCAGCGGCTTGAGGCCCGGCCGGAAGTCGAGCAGCAGCGCGTAGCCCTCGCGGCAGCGCAGCGACGCCGACTGGTCGAGCCCGCCGGTGGGCGCGCCCGCGATCTCGTTCTCCGCGCGGCGGGTGACGTCGACCAGCTCGGCGCGCCCGGCGTCGGACGCGACGAGGCCGAGGCCGGTCACGGCGTCGAGGGCGACCGCGACGGCGGCCTCCAGGGC is a window of Promicromonospora sukumoe DNA encoding:
- a CDS encoding exodeoxyribonuclease III produces the protein MPLIVATANVNGIRAAVRRGIESWIATRTPDVLLLQEVRAPDKLARELLDGWHVAHAESEVKGRAGVLIASRLPLGEVRTGLAAHGPDGAAETGADTGRWVEADVRLPDGGTLTAVSAYLHSGSTNPGQEHTMVAKYAYLEKVTARLAQLADAPAPAVVAGDLNIAHQNADIKNWKGNQKSAGFLPEERAYVTRWLDEHGWTDLGRHHAGDGPGPYTWWSWRGAAFDNDSGWRIDYQLANKALAGACRKVEVDRAPTYAERWSDHAPVVATYEL
- the galK gene encoding galactokinase, whose protein sequence is MTTINWLEAWSAEDGARRVDELFTRSFDGSPEGVWSAPGRVNLIGEHTDYNAGLCLPTALPHRTYIALRPREDDLVRLVSAQAEGVWEARLSDVAPGAVQGWGAYVAGVAWALAEAGHKVGGFEAAVDSCVPFGAGLSSSAALEAAVAVALDAVTGLGLVASDAGRAELVDVTRRAENEIAGAPTGGLDQSASLRCREGYALLLDFRPGLKPLESGVPVPFDLATAGLTLLVVDTKAEHSHVDGEYGARRASCEQAAELLGLESLREIAPTLGGMGIDRALAELEPHDADGVLRRRVRHVVSEIDRTARFADLVREGRAADVGPFMVASHVSLRDDYEVSCRELDLVVDSAMAAGALGARMTGGGFGGSAIALVRLADVDTVARAVADAFADAGLTEPVFLLAPPSAPAG